A window of Halovivax gelatinilyticus genomic DNA:
GCTGGATCGTATCAACGGCGTGCGTGACGGCCGCCGGATCGATCGAGAGCAACTCGCACGAATCGGTCACCGAAAGTTCGGGGCCCTCTGAGCGCCGACTGGCAACGTAGAGCGCTGCGAGCGCCCGCTCCGTGGGATCGAACGTCTCCTCGACCGTTTCGGACGAACACCGGAGCACACCGCTGGCGATTTCCGTCAACCCCTCTCTTTCGACGTCGGATGCGACGTTTTCGACCGGCGATCCTGCGCGTCGAAGGGACGGTTCGCGTTGGACCATATGTACTCCCTTCCGTGGAACTGTCGTATCGATTTCCGAGATAGTATCGATACTAATGTTACTATTGGCACTACTGTCCCGAACGACGGTATACCGATCGGCAGTAGCTGTCGGATGCTGAACGTTACACGTGTCCTTCGGGGTGATCGTAAAACTCGACGTACAGGGGTGGATTCCCAGCGCGTGGGATTAACGGACCATCACTAACCCCATCCGTCACGCAGATACGAGTATGTCCACGGCATCCACCGGCGCACATCCGTGCAATCTGATGGCCCAGGATGGGACCGACGGCTGTGATCCTCCGCTCATCGTCGAGGTCCTCTCCGATCCGGACGCCAGAGCGATGTACGCCGCACTCGAAGAGCCGAAGTCGGCGAGCGATCTCGTCGAAGAGCGTGGATTATCGACGAGCGGCGTCTATCGAAAACTCGAAATACTGAACGAGGCGGGGTTGATCAGGCCCGTCCCGTCGAGGGGATCGGCTGCGACCCGCTACGTCAGAGCGATGGATTGCGTCTCGATCACCTACGACGAACCGATCCGAATCGAGTGTCTGAAACACGGACTGGCGCTGCACTGTGACGTTCCGATCCAGGACCGATAGCGCCGGTCGAGTTCGACGGTGCACCGACGCGCTACCGACTGCACCCGACGTATCGAACGATTCGCGTATCCGACGCCAACGTTGATGGTGTCACCGCAGAAATACTCCCGAAACCATGCCCACAGACGACGCCTCCGACCCGAGCGTACCGACCGATTACGAGATCGCTCGATCGACCGACATCGAACACATCGCGAACGTCGTAGAACCGTACGGACTCTCCCGCGAGGACCTGGCGCTCTACGGCGATCACGTTGCGAAACTTCCGTTCGAGACCATCGATCGGATCCGTACCGAACACGACGATGACGGCAAACTGATACTCGTCACCGGGATGACTCCGACGCCGATGGGCGAGGGAAAAACGGTGACGACGGTTGGGCTCGGACAGGCGTTAAACCGGATCGGAACGGACGCCCTGGTCGCCATCCGCGAGCCGTCACTCGGACCGGTCTTCGGGGTGAAAGGCGGTGCCGCAGGTGGCGGCTACTCGCAGGTGTTGCCGATGGAGGATATCAACCTCCACTTTACCGGAGATCTCCACGCGCTCACCGCCGCGCACAACCTCGTCGCGACGATGCTCGATAACCACATCAAACAGGGAAACGCCCTGGATATCGACGTCAATCAAATCGAGTGGCCCCGGGCGATCGACATGAACGACCGCGTCCTGCGCGAGACCGTCGTCGGACTCGGCGGATCGGTCACGGGCGTCCCGCGCGAAGACGGGTTCGTCCTGACCGCGGCGTCGGAACTGATGGCCGTTCTCTGTCTCGCAGACGGTATCGACGACCTCAAAGCTCGCGTGAGTCGGATGATCGTCGCGTACGATGGCGACGGAAGGCCCGTTACCGCCGACGACATCGACGCGACGGGCGCCGTCTGCGTCCTGCTGAAGGACGCGCTGATGCCGAACCTGGTTCAGACGATCGAGGGCACCCCGGCGCTCGTCCACGGCGGGCCGTTCGCGAACATCGCCCACGGGACGAACTCGTTGTTGGCGGACGAAGTCGCGAGACACATCGGCGACTACGTCGTCACGGAGGCGGGATTCGGGTCCGATCTCGGCGCGGAGAAGTTCATGAACATCGTCTGTCGGTTCGCGGATATGGAACCCGATGCGATCACGCTCGTCGCCTCCGTCAGGGCGCTCAAGTACCACGGACAAAACATGTGGCCGGCGGACCTCGACGCGCTCGAAGCCGAGGACGTCGACGCCGTCCGCGACGGTCTCTCGAACCTCGACGCACACGTCAGAAACCTAACACAGTACGGCGTCCCGGTCGTCGTGGCGATCAACCGCTTCCCGGGCGATACCGACGCGGAGATCGCCGCCGTCCGCGACCACTGTGAGACCGAACTCGGTGTCGACGTCGCCGAATCGCGAGTGTTCGAATCGGGCGGTGCGGGTGGCGTCGAACTCGCCGAGAAGCTGGTCACCGCGGCCGAAACCGACTCGACGTTCCGTCCGCTCTACGACCTCGACGTGCCGATCGCCGAGAAGATCGAGACGGTCGCGACCGAGATGTACGGTGCCGACGGCGTCGAATTTCACAGCAGCGCCGAGTCCGACCTGGAGCGACTCACCGACCTCGGTTTCGACGACGTGCCGATCTGCATGTCGAAGACGTTTCACTCCTTGAGCGACGATCCGAGCCTGAAAGGTGTCCCCGAAGATTGGACGCTCGAAGTGCGAGACATCTATCCGTCCGCCGGGGCCGGATTTCTGGTCGTCCTCACGGCCGACGTTCTCACGCTTCCGGGTCTCCCCGGCGAACCAGCCGCCGCCGGAATGGACGTCGACACTGACGGCAACGTGAGCGGCCTGTTCTAGCGTTGTGAACGCCCGCGCGAACTGGAAACTACAATTTGAAATTACCCGTTGAAAGAGTCGCGATGCCAGGCTACCCAGATAGCGGTGTACACCGTCTGGAGATCGAAGTCTCCCCTCGCTCTCAGGGCGATACATCGATCGAGGTACTGCCGGTACGTCGCGACGCTCGGCGCGTCGGGATACCGTTCGTCGAGTTCACCGTGCTCGTAGAGGACGGTCCACTCCGCACAACTCATCACGAGGTGAGCGGACGGATCGAGAAACTGGGCGAACGCGCTCGCGATCGAGACGTCCACTCCGGACAGGTCGGTTAGCGCCTCGATTGTCGGTTCCACTTCGGATTCATCGACCGCGGTCGATACGGCCGCGTGGACGGCTTCGTACTCGTTGTTCCCGAACGACTCTTCGCCCGCGCGGCGCCCTTCGTCGGGGTGCGCGCCGAGAAAGCGCCTGTAGTACCACTGGACGATCCACTCGACGTCGCGCCATCCATAGTCGCCGCTCGCGAGGGTCCGGGGAAGTACGTCCAGGTGTTCTCGCTCGATGTCGGCGAGCGGCTGACGCTGCTCGTATTCGCTCGCCAGCGTCTCTATTCGCTCTCCGGTTAGCTCCATACGGTTCGGTGGCCTGCGATCGGCGTGAACGTTTTCCTTCCACTGAGGTTCCCTTCAGCTGTTCATCCAGTAGGTGTATCGAGGGTGTTTACCGGATCCCAGACAGCGAGCCGTCGACAAATTCGAGTTGCTGGGTATGAGAGAAAGTTTCATACCCGCTCGGACGGCACCTCTAGGTTGACCGATCGGCCGGCCAGGCGTTCGAGGAGATACTATGGCAACTCAGGACACAGACCCGGTGAAGACGATCTGCCCGTACTGCGGCGTCGGCTGCGGGATCAAGGTACAGTCAGGCGAGGAGCCCGGCGACATGCGATTCGTCCCGTGGGGCGATGCGCCGGTGAACGAGGGTCGCATCTGTATCAAAGGCGGAGCGGCGACGGAGGTCGTAGATCACGAGGACCGATTAACCGACCCGCTCGTCAGGGAAGACGGCGAGTTTCGCGAAGCGTCCTGGGAAGAGGCCTACGAACGCATCGTCGCCGAGATGGGTCGTATCCGGGACGAGTACGGACCCGACGCGATGGGCTTTTTCGGTTCCTCGAAGGTGATGAACGAGGAGAACTACCTCCTCCAGAAGCTCGCGCGTCGGTACGGAACCAACAACGTAGACAACTGCACGCGGATGTGTCACGCCTCGACGGTCTGGGCCCTCCGGACGAGTCTCGGCGCCGGGGCGATGACCAACAGCATGGCCGACCTGCGCGAAGCGGCCGACGTCCTCTGGATTCAGGGGGCCAACCCGGGCGAACAGCACCCGATCGCGAACAGTCAGTACTTCCGACAGGCTGTGCTCGACGGGGCGACGGTGATCCAGGTCGACCCGCACGCGAACAAGACGACGCGCTCGTTCAAGATCGACGAGACCGACCGTCACCAGCACCTCCAGCTGGAACCGGGCACCGATATCCCGCTGTTGAACGTCGTCATCAAGACGATCCTCGACCACCACGAGTCTCATCCCGAAGACGGCTGGATCGACGAGGAGTTCGTCGAGGAAAGAACCGAAGGGTTCGACCACCTCGTCGAGACCCTCGCCGACTTCGACGCCGAAGCCGCGGCCGAAACCTGCGGCGTCCCGCTCGAGGAGATCGAGCGAGCCGCGGCGGCGTACGCGTCGGCCGACAACGCGGCCATCTTCACCGGGATGGGCATGAGCCAGCACGCCTGCGGGGTCGACAACGTCCAGAACGAGATCAATCTCGCGCTCATCACCGGGAACCTCGGCCGACCTGGCACGGGCGTCAATCCACTGCGCGGGCAGAACAACGTCCAGGGTACCTGTGACGTCGGAGCGATGCCGAACGTCCTGCCGGGCTATCAGCTCGTCGACGACGACGAGGCACGTGCGTCGGTCGAGGACGTCTGGGGATTCGACGTCCCTGCAGAGCCGGGATTGACGAACGTCGAGATCTCGGACGCGATCGGTTCGTCGATCCACGGCCTC
This region includes:
- a CDS encoding ArsR/SmtB family transcription factor, giving the protein MSTASTGAHPCNLMAQDGTDGCDPPLIVEVLSDPDARAMYAALEEPKSASDLVEERGLSTSGVYRKLEILNEAGLIRPVPSRGSAATRYVRAMDCVSITYDEPIRIECLKHGLALHCDVPIQDR
- a CDS encoding formate--tetrahydrofolate ligase, translated to MPTDDASDPSVPTDYEIARSTDIEHIANVVEPYGLSREDLALYGDHVAKLPFETIDRIRTEHDDDGKLILVTGMTPTPMGEGKTVTTVGLGQALNRIGTDALVAIREPSLGPVFGVKGGAAGGGYSQVLPMEDINLHFTGDLHALTAAHNLVATMLDNHIKQGNALDIDVNQIEWPRAIDMNDRVLRETVVGLGGSVTGVPREDGFVLTAASELMAVLCLADGIDDLKARVSRMIVAYDGDGRPVTADDIDATGAVCVLLKDALMPNLVQTIEGTPALVHGGPFANIAHGTNSLLADEVARHIGDYVVTEAGFGSDLGAEKFMNIVCRFADMEPDAITLVASVRALKYHGQNMWPADLDALEAEDVDAVRDGLSNLDAHVRNLTQYGVPVVVAINRFPGDTDAEIAAVRDHCETELGVDVAESRVFESGGAGGVELAEKLVTAAETDSTFRPLYDLDVPIAEKIETVATEMYGADGVEFHSSAESDLERLTDLGFDDVPICMSKTFHSLSDDPSLKGVPEDWTLEVRDIYPSAGAGFLVVLTADVLTLPGLPGEPAAAGMDVDTDGNVSGLF
- the fdhF gene encoding formate dehydrogenase subunit alpha, producing the protein MATQDTDPVKTICPYCGVGCGIKVQSGEEPGDMRFVPWGDAPVNEGRICIKGGAATEVVDHEDRLTDPLVREDGEFREASWEEAYERIVAEMGRIRDEYGPDAMGFFGSSKVMNEENYLLQKLARRYGTNNVDNCTRMCHASTVWALRTSLGAGAMTNSMADLREAADVLWIQGANPGEQHPIANSQYFRQAVLDGATVIQVDPHANKTTRSFKIDETDRHQHLQLEPGTDIPLLNVVIKTILDHHESHPEDGWIDEEFVEERTEGFDHLVETLADFDAEAAAETCGVPLEEIERAAAAYASADNAAIFTGMGMSQHACGVDNVQNEINLALITGNLGRPGTGVNPLRGQNNVQGTCDVGAMPNVLPGYQLVDDDEARASVEDVWGFDVPAEPGLTNVEISDAIGSSIHGLYVMGENPVMSEPDANRAIERIENDLEFMVVQDIFMTETAEYADVVLPATSWAERGGTVTNTDRRVQLMRPVANVHENTRHDLDIVCEVGRRLFDDGDEHFDFDEPEAVFEELRRVCPSYHGMTYEALGEEGIQWPCYEEGDEGDQYLYEETFDTENGLGRIVGVTHQPPKETPDEEYPLILTTARLEEHYNTGTMSRRSPTLSRQHPENFVDIHPNDAAKYGVEDGDEVTIRSRRGEITVRAQVTEDIKEGVIWTTPHFAAASANRLTNNVLDERAKIPEYKAAAAEIEVGVEPATGTSPADD